A window from Drosophila willistoni isolate 14030-0811.24 chromosome XR unlocalized genomic scaffold, UCI_dwil_1.1 Seg143, whole genome shotgun sequence encodes these proteins:
- the LOC6645424 gene encoding uncharacterized protein LOC6645424 isoform X2 produces the protein MRVNGIKKILRRRNNDIELLKRRLDEHGDQWRKVPVAVPLPKGKTEQKTRGPKPKKTKTSTEDNSNSNGGVDEASGVTAHIPTTTGPGASAVSTVRRPRKQRVKKTQLPTKQTQQQHQQQQQQK, from the exons ATGAG AGTCAAtggcattaaaaaaattttaaggcgCCGCAATAATGATATAGAATTACTTAAAAGACGGCTAGACGAGCATGGGGATCAATGGCGCAAAGTACCAGTGGCCGTTCCATTGCCCAAAGGTAAGACCGAACAGAAAACCCGTGgaccaaaacccaaaaaaactaaaacaagtACGGAGGATAACAGCAATAGTAATGGCGGAGTGGATGAGGCCAGTGGTGTCACagcccatattccaacaacgACAGGACCAGGAGCAAGTGCAGTATCTACAGTGCGTAGACCAAGAAAACAGCGGGTAAAAAAGACACAATTGCCTACAAAACAAactcagcagcagcatcagcagcagcaacaacaaaaatga
- the LOC6645425 gene encoding charged multivesicular body protein 1b — MSTSSMEKHLFNLKFAVKELERNSKKCEKEEKLEKAKAKKAIQKGNMDVARIHAENAIRQKNQAVNYLRMSARVDAVASRVQSALTTRKVTGSMAGVVKAMDAAMKGMNLEKISSLMEKFESQFEDLDVQSSVMEGTMSDTVTTSVPQGDVDNLLQQVADEAGLELNMELPSGVQSQTIGASTAVSQEQDELTQRLARLRQAE, encoded by the exons ATGTCTACATCTTCAATGGAAA AACatcttttcaatttaaaatttgctgTCAAGGAGTTGGAACGCAATTCCAAGAAATGCGAGAAAGAAGAGAAACTTGAAAAGGCCAAGGCCAAAAAGGCAATACAGAAGGGTAATATGGATGTGGCTCGTATTCATGCCGAGAATGCCATACGACAAAAGAATCAGGCTGTCAACTATTTACGGATGAGTGCCCGTGTGGATGCAGTGGCCAGTCGTGTCCAATCGGCGTTGACAACACGCAAGGTCACCGGATCTATGGCCGGAGTGGTCAAAGCCATGGACGCTGCCATGAAGGGCATGAATTTGGAAAAGATTTCGTCGCTGATGGAGAAATTTGAGTCTCAATTCGAAGATTTGGATGTCCAAAGCTCCGTTATGGAGGGCACAATGTCCGATACGGTTACAACATCCGTGCCACAAGGCGATGTCGATAATCTGTTGCAACAAGTGGCCGATGAAGCTGGCTTGGAACTCAATATGGAATTGCCCAGCGGTGTGCAAAGTCAAACAATTGGTGCCTCAACGGCTGTGTCACAGGAGCAGGACGAACTCACACAGCGTTTGGCTCGTCTCAGGCAGGCAGAGTAG